TCAAAATCAAATCTTTTCCAACCAAATACAGAATGATATAATTGGGGTAGCAAAACTACCCTTGATCTTTGAAAAATAATTAGGTGTAAATGTAACACCTAATAAAAAATATAGAATAAGCTTCTTTATTAAGGATACATATAGCGGAAGTGCAGGAGACCCACTGAGTCTCAATCTTTACACATACTGTGCAAATAATCCATTGATGTATTGGGACCCAACAGGTCATTACTACCAAAAACAATATGTTTCTGGTCAAGGTTTAGTTGATGTATGGGTAAACGAAGAAGGATTCTTTGGTGCAATAAATAACGCTAATCATGCAGCAGAAGAAGCATTAACTAGTGTTAGAGATAAGATGGATGACTTTTCAAGTTCTGCTAGAGACTATATTTCAGAACAGGCACAAATTACAAAAGAAGGATTTGAAGCACTCACAAATTCGGAAAAAAGAAAAGAAGCATTTGAGTTAATTGACAAGTATGGCACTGATTCGGAAAAATTCTGGTCAAGAGTGTATGCAGGGGCCGCTGCAGTTACAGGTGCTGGTGCTATTGCCGGAACAATTGTGGCTGGGGTAATGGCAGCACCAGTGGTTGCACCTGTAATAGCTACTGCAAGTTCACAAATGGGTGCAAGAATAGCAACAACTACCTTTGGTGGTTTTGTTATCAATAATGCAGATAAAATAATAAACAAGGCTACAACAGTAACTGGAGCTATAACAACTGGTGGCAACTTATTAGCAGGCGACTTTAAAAGTGCCGGATTTAATGCATTAGCAACATTCGAATCATTCTTTACTGGTAAGTTTATAACTGCTAATGGTGCACCGGGGTCTGGAAATAAGAAGACTTTTGCTCCTGTAAATCAATCAAGTATTGACGCAAATAGAGGAAAAAACTATAATCTGATAGTTAATAATAGTTCTTCTACGGGAGTTGGTAAGGGTAGTACCATTAAGAATACTTTTGCATCAAGGAAAGAAGCTTTTAACCAAGTAAAGAAAGATTTGGGTATTACTTCTTCACAACAACCTATTAGTCAAAAGATGGTTCCATTAACGGATGCTAACGGTAACAGAATATTAGACGCAAATAAACAACCTATTATGAGTAGGGAACTTACATACGAGGTAAATGGTAAGAAAATAGTTGTCCAAGACCATTCAGCTGGACATGATTTCGGTGAAGGTGGAATTGGAAATCAGCCTTCTCACTTTAATGTCAGACCTGCCGATAATACGAGAACAGGCAAAGTTGAAGGAACGCAAGACCACTATTATTTTGATAAATAAATTGAAAGTGAGGATGATTTAAATGGTTAATCAATTAAAGCTAATGAACCCTCAAGCATTTATTAGTATATTTGGAAATATACCTAGTTTTATTGGTTCTGAATTATTGGATGTTCAAATTAAAAGAGATGGGCCTACATTGGTTATTCGCTTAATGACAAATGAAGTTGTACAATCTAAGCCAAAGCGTTGGGATAAATGGGATGTAATATATGTTGAGTTATCATTTTTTGCTATTCGTGACTTGACAATTACAGGTGTATCTACAAAAAACCAGATTAATGAATTTGAAATAAAAGAACGTGAGAAAGAAGCAGAGTTAGAAATTGGATGCGATAGTCAAATGAAAATTAAATTTTTATTTGATTGGGCAAGGGTAGAACAGATAACTCCTGGCTTGATTGGTACTCCATAAATGTTGGGACGCTTCACGAATTAACAAATAAAGCCTTGATAGGGGTAAACATCGTGTTCCCTGTCAAGGCTTTTTCCTTTTTATGTACCAAATTGCAGTTTTGACTAAGAGATAATAATTTATTTCTTGGATAATTCTCTTGCTCCCCATAAATTGAAAATTGAAAAGATATAATTTATGTGTGCAATATTTTACAAAATACAGGAGGCTGGTTTTGTGGAAGAAAATTGGTTTTACTGAATAAGCAAAAGTTATTGTGCCGAGATAAATTCCAAATTTGCTGGAAGAACTCCCGGCTTTTTACTTTTTTACTCCCGGAAATTACAGTATTAAGATTATTGCTGGAAACCAGCAGAGAATATCAGGGGTCCACAAAGTTGGTACTTTAAGGCTAAGGATGTTTTTGATAATTTTATAAATGTTGACAATCATACAAGGGTTAGGAATGTAAGTGGTGAAGTTGAGCAGGTGTTAGAGATCTTTGGAATCACTGACGTAGTGAATCAAGAGCAAATCCGTCCCCCATTTTTAAGAAAGCCTGCGAAGCCTTACATAAAAAGACTCTGTAGTGACCACGTTATCTGCTTCGTAGTGACTTACAGAGTCAGAATTGGAAAGGCAAACTATAAAAGTTTTATAGTTTGCCTCTCCAATTCCCGCATGTAATCTTTGTCTTTAAATATTCGAATCAAAGGTATGTTTGTTTAGATAGATGTTAAATGCATTAGTAAAATCATAGTGTTTCCAGAAATGATAATCAAATTGAAGCAGGGTATGGGAAGATTGATTCGATGTGAAACAGATACCGGGCTTATAGCTGTCCTTGATTTCAGGATAAGTAAAAAAGGCAGGTGCCGACAGAGAGTATTAAAAGCCTTACCGGATTTTGAAGTAACAGACTCTATTGATGATGTTAGGGTTTTTATTAGAAAAGTGAAGGAAGAGGATTATTTCAAAGATGTAGGGGCTAAGAGGGATTTTAAATAGAAACGTTA
This genomic window from Pseudobacteroides sp. contains:
- a CDS encoding HNH/endonuclease VII fold putative polymorphic toxin translates to MYWDPTGHYYQKQYVSGQGLVDVWVNEEGFFGAINNANHAAEEALTSVRDKMDDFSSSARDYISEQAQITKEGFEALTNSEKRKEAFELIDKYGTDSEKFWSRVYAGAAAVTGAGAIAGTIVAGVMAAPVVAPVIATASSQMGARIATTTFGGFVINNADKIINKATTVTGAITTGGNLLAGDFKSAGFNALATFESFFTGKFITANGAPGSGNKKTFAPVNQSSIDANRGKNYNLIVNNSSSTGVGKGSTIKNTFASRKEAFNQVKKDLGITSSQQPISQKMVPLTDANGNRILDANKQPIMSRELTYEVNGKKIVVQDHSAGHDFGEGGIGNQPSHFNVRPADNTRTGKVEGTQDHYYFDK
- a CDS encoding immunity 50 family protein; its protein translation is MVNQLKLMNPQAFISIFGNIPSFIGSELLDVQIKRDGPTLVIRLMTNEVVQSKPKRWDKWDVIYVELSFFAIRDLTITGVSTKNQINEFEIKEREKEAELEIGCDSQMKIKFLFDWARVEQITPGLIGTP
- a CDS encoding helicase C-terminal domain-containing protein; translation: MIIKLKQGMGRLIRCETDTGLIAVLDFRISKKGRCRQRVLKALPDFEVTDSIDDVRVFIRKVKEEDYFKDVGAKRDFK